AGTTGCTGGCCTGGCAGACGGCGCATCAGGGGGCAGACTTGCACCCATTGGCACAGGCGGCGGTCAGTGGGGCGGGCTGGGAGGCTTAGGTTTACACGATCCTTGGGGGAGGATTGCTCCTTGGCCTGTTGGCGTAAAACTGTGGCGAGGGAGCTTGCTCCCGTTGGACTGCGCAGCAGTCCTTTCTTTGGGGCCGCTTCGCGACCCAGCGGGAGCAAGCTCCCTCGCCACAGGTTTTTGATCGTTTCGAGGCAAGTCTTTCGGGACTAATGCACGGGCAACACCACCAACGCCTCCAACCCGCCCATCGACCGATTACGCAGTGTCAGCTCGCCTCCGTGTTCCAGCACAATCGCCCGCGCCGCCGACAACCCCAAACCCACACCCCCAGTGCTTTTGTTCCGCGAGCCTTCCATCCGGAAGAACGGCACAAACACTTGTCCAAGGCAGGCATCTGGAATGCCCGGCCCACGATCCAGTATTTTGATCCGCACCTGCCCTGCACCGGGGATCAGTTCAATCCCCGGCTCGCTACCGTACTTGATGGCGTTATCGAGCAAGTTAGTCATCACCCGCTTGAGTCCCAGCGGTCGACCGAAATACACCAGCCGCAACGGCCCACTAAAGGCAACCTCGACTCCCTGATCCCGGTAATCATCAAGCAACGTTTGCAGCAATTCCGCCAAATCAAACTGGGTGGCCGGTTCAAGCCGCGCATCATCACGAAAGAACTCCAGCGCCGAGTTAATCATCGCCTGCATTTCATCCACGTCACGAAACAGCCGTTGCTGTTGCTCGCTGTCTTCGATGAATTCGCCTCGCAAGCGCATCCGCGTCAGGGGAGCGCGCAGGTCGTGGGAGATGGCGGCGAGCATTTGCGTACGGTCGCGGATGAAGTGCTGTAACTGGGCCTGCATGGCGTTGAACGCGAGAATGGCCTGGCGGATTTCGTGGGGACCGAGCGGTTCGATCGGCGGTGCGCGGAAGTCCACGCCGAAACGGCGGGCGCCTTCGGCAAAGCACTGCAAAGGTGTGGCGAGGCGTCGGGTGGCGATCAGCGCGACCAGTGCGGTGGAGATCAGCACCAGAAGAATCACGATCAGGTAGCGTGGCGCTTCGTCCAGGCCCCAGCTGCGCGAAGGCGCGGAGAACATCAGCCATGATGAATCCGATAACTCGATCAGCAGCGCATAGTGCGCGTCCGCCGTGTGCTCCGTCCAGTCGGCCGGTTCATAAGCTTCGATTCGCCGGTCAGGGGCTCTGAGCATCGGCTGCAAGATAGTCGAGCCGATGTCGGACTTCGGATCGTCCACTGCCGGCAGATTGAGATCTTGCCGATCAGGGTGCCAAGTGACAGTGAAGCCGTTCTCGTTGGCGGCTTGTGCCAATGGGTTGCGCAGTGGCGCGGGGGCTGCCTCGATGATGCGGGCGATGGCCGCGGCTTTTTCCAGCAAGCCGATTTCGGTCAGTGGTGGGCGGGCCCAAACCCCGGCCAGTTGGATAAACAACCCGTTGAGCGCCAGTGAAATGAGCATGGCCAGGATGATCGTCAACGCGATCCAGCGCGCAACCGTATCTTGCGGCCAGTCTCGGGCGCGAATCCTCTTCAGCCAGCTCACCGCCGCGTCACGCTGGGTGTGAACAGGTAACCGCCGTTGCGCACGGTGCGAATCATCGCCGGCCGCTTGGTGTCGGACTCGAGTTTGCGTCGCAGGCGGCTGACCTGAACGTCGATGCTGCGATCGAACGCGTCATGGCAATGTCCGCGCGCCAGGTCCAGCAATTGCTCGCGGGTGAGAATGCGCTGCGGGTGTTCGACGAAGACCAGCAGCAGGTCAAACTCACCGGCTGACAGCGGGATCATCACGTTGTCCGGCGAGCGAAGTTCACGGCGGGTGACGTCCAGGTGCCAGTCGGCGAAGTCGATCAACGGCCGTGGCCGTTCCTGCGACACCGGACGACGCTCTTCCACGCGACGCAACACAGCGCGCACTCGGGCCAGCAGTTCACGGGCGTCGAAGGGTTTGGTCAGATAATCGTCGGCGCCCAGTTCCAGGCCGACCACCCGGTCACTGAGTTCACCCATGGCGGTCAGCATGATCACCGGTATTGCGTGTCGAATCCGCAGTTGCTGACAAAGGATCAACCCGCTGTCGCCGGGCAACATCACGTCAAGAATGATCAGGTCTGGCGGCTGGTGCTCGATGGCTGCCCACAGCGATGCGCCGTCTGTGGCGACCTCGACGCTGTAGCCGTGTTGCACGAAGAATTTTTTCAGTAGATCGAGGACTTCAAGGTCGTCGTCCACAATTAAAAGGCTGTTCACCGAAGGTCACTTAAGGCGCGAATGGAACCGCCATCTAAAACCATTCATGGCCGCGCGTCATATATTTCAATCGTGCAACAAAACGTCATCGCCGCAATAAACCAGACATCTTTGCGCAAGGCACGGGGCTCAGCATCTCGGCGAATTCCTCCCGAGACTTGCATCCATGTTGCCTTTCAAGTGTGCTCCCTGGCTGGCCCGCAACACCTCAATTGCCGTGTTGGCCGCAGGGCTAACGGGTTGCAGCAGCCAGCCGCCGCCCAACACCGACGTGGCCTGCGTCGACATCTCCTATTCGGTGTACGACCCCGCGGAACCGTTCAATCGCGCAGTCTTCGCTTTTAACCGGACGGTCGACGACTACGCCCTGGCGCCGGTCGCTCGCGGCTACCGCTACTTGCCAGATTTTTTCCAAACCGGTGTGCATAACTTTGTGGCGAACTTCGGCGAGCCGAAGGTGTTTATCAATGACCTGCTGCAAGGCAACCCGATGCGCTCGGTCAATACCCTGGGGCGTTTCGCGCTCAACACCACGGTCGGGGTAGTGGGTTTGATCGACGTCTCCGGCATGGCCGGTATTGCGCGCCACGACGCGGACTTCGGCCAGACTTTCGGCGTGTGGGGCATCGGCAATGGTCCAATCGTCGAGCTGCCATTGTTCGGGACCTCCAACAGTCGCGACGCCGCCGGGCGCGTGCTCGGCTTTGTGGTCGATCCGTTCGGCAGCAATAGCGATACCGTGGAGATGCTGTCCACTATCAACACTGTTGGCGGCATCGTCGATGGCCGGGCAGAAGCATTACCGCTGACCGATAGCCTGCAAAAACTGCCGGACTATTACAGCGCGTTGCGCAATGTGGTGGCCGAGCATCGCGCTGCTTACGTGGCCGATGGCAAACAAGGCTCGCCAGAAAACACCACCCCCCCTCAATGCACAGGAGCACCGGCTGATGGTTTCTGAAAACAATAGCCTGACTTTGCAGCAACGAGTGATCCGGGAAGACCCGGCCAATCTGCGCTGTCGGGAAATTACCCTGCGCCTGTCAGCGGACTGTCGCCAACTGGTGCTCACCCGCTACACAGAACACTACGGCCCGGCGCTGGTGCGCTGGATAGAACGCAGCCATACGGTGTCGGTGGCCGAGCTGTTTCGTTGGCTCGTGGCCAATGGTGAGGCGGGGGTCATGAGAGCGAGCAGCCAGCCGCGGTCTTGATTTCAGGGGGATGATACGGAGGAATGGAAGTCTTCCGGTCGTCATCCCGCCGTTTATGCCAGGCCAAGTGCAACGCAAACCCCTCCATCGCAATCGGTGGTTCCACGGTATGCCGCGCCTTGGCAATAAACACTGACGGGACAGCAGCGCAACCAGACCGGAGCGGTCCGATGATGCTGTACGAACTTTCCTGCGGGCAAAACAAAACCCCTACCTGCATACGCAGATAGGGGTTTTGGAATTTAATCTTGACGATGACCTACTCTCACATGGGGAAACCCCACACTACCATCGGCGATGCATCGTTTCACTGCTGAGTTCGGGATGGGATCAGGTGGTTCCAATGCTCTATGGTCGTCAAGAAATTCGGTAGCCAGCTCGTGTTCTCTTGCGAGGTCACGCTCCAGCGAATGGGTATGCGATAGTTTGTGTGTTTGTTTCTCGAACTTTCGGTTCGTTTCGTCTTCACACACCGCAATCTGGTGCCTCTTCAGGTCAGCAAATTGCTTGGGTGTTATATGGTCAAGCCTCACGGGCAATTAGTATTGGTTAGCTCAACGCCTCACAGCGCTTACACACCCAACCTATCAACGTCGTAGTCTTCGACGGCCCTTCAGGGGACTCAAGGTCCCAGTGAGATCTCATCTTGAGGCTAGTTTCCCGCTTAGATGCTTTCAGCGGTTATCTATTCCGAACATAGCTACCCGGCAATGCCACTGGCGTGACAACCGGAACACCAGAGGTTCGTCCACTCCGGTCCTCTCGTACTAGGAGCAGCCCCTCTCAAATCTCAAACGTCCACGGCAGATAGGGACCGAACTGTCTCACGACGTTCTAAACCCAGCTCGCGTACCACTTTAAATGGCGAACAGCCATACCCTTGGGACCGGCTTCAGCCCCAGGATGTGATGAGCCGACATCGAGGTGCCAAACACCGCCGTCGATATGAACTCTTGGGCGGTATCAGCCTGTTATCCCCGGAGTACCTTTTATCCGTTGAGCGATGGCCCTTCCATACAGAACCACCGGATCACTAAGACCTACTTTCGTACCTGCTCGACGTGTCTGTCTCGCAGTCAAGCGCGCTTTTGCCTTTATACTCTACGACCGATTTCCGACCGGTCTGAGCGCACCTTCGTACTCCTCCGTTACTCTTTAGGAGGAGACCGCCCCAGTCAAACTACCCACCATACACTGTCCTCGATCCGGATAACGGACCTGAGTTAGAACCTCAAAGTTGCCAGGGTGGTATTTCAAGGTTGGCTCCACGCGAACTGGCGTCCACGCTTCAAAGCCTCCCACCTATCCTACACAAGCAAATTCAAAGTCCAGTGCAAAGCTATAGTAAAGGTTCACGGGGTCTTTCCGTCTAGCCGCGGATACACTGCATCTTCACAGCGATTTCAATTTCACTGAGTCTCGGGTGGAGACAGCGCCGCCATCGTTACGCCATTCGTGCAGGTCGGAACTTACCCGACAAGGAATTTCGCTACCTTAGGACCGTTATAGTTACGGCCGCCGTTTACCGGGGCTTCGATCAAGAGCTTCGCGTTAGCTAACCCCATCAATTAACCTTCCGGCACCGGGCAGGCGTCACACCCTATACGTCCACTTTCGTGTTTGCAGAGTGCTGTGTTTTTAATAAACAGTCGCAGCGGCCTGGTATCTTCGACCGGCGTGGGCTTACGCAGTAAATGCTTCACCCTCACCGGCGCACCTTCTCCCGAAGTTACGGTGCCATTTTGCCTAGTTCCTTCACCCGAGTTCTCTCAAGCGCCTTGGTATTCTCTACCCAACCACCTGTGTCGGTTTGGGGTACGGTTCCTGGTTACCTGAAGCTTAGAAGCTTTTCTTGGAAGCATGGCATCAACCACTTCGTGTTCTAAAAGAACACTCGTCATCAGCTCTCGGCCTTAGAATCCCGGATTTACCTAAGATTCCAGCCTACCACCTTAAACTTGGACAACCAACGCCAAGCTGGCCTAGCCTTCTCCGTCCCTCCATCGCAATAACCAGAAGTACAGGAATATTAACCTGTTTTCCATCGACTACGCTTTTCAGCCTCGCCTTAGGGACCGACTAACCCTGCGTCGATTAACGTTGCGCAGGAAACCTTGGTCTTTCGGCGTGGGTGTTTTTCACACCCATTGTCGTTACTCATGTCAGCATTCGCACTTCTGATACCTCCAGCAAGCTTCTCAACTCACCTTCACAGGCTTACAGAACGCTCCTCTACGCATCACCTAAGTGATACCCGTAGCTTCGGTGTATGGTTTGAGCCCCGTTACATCTTCCGCGCAGGCCGACTCGACTAGTGAGCTATTACGCTTTCTTTAAAGGGTGGCTGCTTCTAAGCCAACCTCCTAGCTGTCTAAGCCTTCCCACATCGTTTCCCACTTAACCATAACTTTGGGACCTTAGCTGACGGTCTGGGTTGTTTCCCTTTTCACGACGGACGTTAGCACCCGCCGTGTGTCTCCCATGCTCGGCACTTGTAGGTATTCGGAGTTTGCATCGGTTTGGTAAGTCGGGATGACCCCCTAGCCGAAACAGTGCTCTACCCCCTACAGTGATACATGAGGCGCTACCTAAATAGCTTTCGAGGAGAACCAGCTATCTCCGAGCTTGATTAGCCTTTCACTCCGATCCACAGGTCATCCGCTAACTTTTCAACGGTAGTCGGTTCGGTCCTCCAGTTAGTGTTACCCAACCTTCAACCTGCCCATGGATAGATCGCCCGGTTTCGGGTCTATTCCCAGCGACTAGACGCCCTATTAAGACTCGCTTTCGCTACGCCTCCCCTATTCGGTTAAGCTCGCCACTGAAAATAAGTCGCTGACCCATTATACAAAAGGTACGCAGTCACC
This genomic stretch from Pseudomonas wuhanensis harbors:
- a CDS encoding sensor histidine kinase; translated protein: MSWLKRIRARDWPQDTVARWIALTIILAMLISLALNGLFIQLAGVWARPPLTEIGLLEKAAAIARIIEAAPAPLRNPLAQAANENGFTVTWHPDRQDLNLPAVDDPKSDIGSTILQPMLRAPDRRIEAYEPADWTEHTADAHYALLIELSDSSWLMFSAPSRSWGLDEAPRYLIVILLVLISTALVALIATRRLATPLQCFAEGARRFGVDFRAPPIEPLGPHEIRQAILAFNAMQAQLQHFIRDRTQMLAAISHDLRAPLTRMRLRGEFIEDSEQQQRLFRDVDEMQAMINSALEFFRDDARLEPATQFDLAELLQTLLDDYRDQGVEVAFSGPLRLVYFGRPLGLKRVMTNLLDNAIKYGSEPGIELIPGAGQVRIKILDRGPGIPDACLGQVFVPFFRMEGSRNKSTGGVGLGLSAARAIVLEHGGELTLRNRSMGGLEALVVLPVH
- a CDS encoding response regulator encodes the protein MNSLLIVDDDLEVLDLLKKFFVQHGYSVEVATDGASLWAAIEHQPPDLIILDVMLPGDSGLILCQQLRIRHAIPVIMLTAMGELSDRVVGLELGADDYLTKPFDARELLARVRAVLRRVEERRPVSQERPRPLIDFADWHLDVTRRELRSPDNVMIPLSAGEFDLLLVFVEHPQRILTREQLLDLARGHCHDAFDRSIDVQVSRLRRKLESDTKRPAMIRTVRNGGYLFTPSVTRR
- a CDS encoding MlaA family lipoprotein, which encodes MLPFKCAPWLARNTSIAVLAAGLTGCSSQPPPNTDVACVDISYSVYDPAEPFNRAVFAFNRTVDDYALAPVARGYRYLPDFFQTGVHNFVANFGEPKVFINDLLQGNPMRSVNTLGRFALNTTVGVVGLIDVSGMAGIARHDADFGQTFGVWGIGNGPIVELPLFGTSNSRDAAGRVLGFVVDPFGSNSDTVEMLSTINTVGGIVDGRAEALPLTDSLQKLPDYYSALRNVVAEHRAAYVADGKQGSPENTTPPQCTGAPADGF